A portion of the Stigmatella aurantiaca DW4/3-1 genome contains these proteins:
- a CDS encoding NUDIX hydrolase yields the protein MPYTPIIGTLGYVLSPDGDKVLLIHRNARPEDAHLGKYNGLGGKMQPDEDVASCMRREIREEAAIECVEMRLRGTISWPGFGPKGEDWLGFIFRIDRFTGTPLERNPEGSLSWVPVKDIMGLPLWDGDRHFLPLVFDTDPRVFHGVMPYAHGLAVSWSFIRI from the coding sequence ATGCCCTACACCCCCATCATTGGCACGCTCGGCTATGTCTTGTCCCCGGACGGGGACAAGGTGCTGCTCATCCACCGCAACGCCCGCCCGGAGGATGCGCACCTCGGCAAATACAACGGCCTGGGGGGGAAAATGCAGCCGGATGAGGATGTGGCTTCCTGCATGCGCCGGGAAATCCGAGAAGAAGCCGCCATCGAGTGCGTGGAGATGCGCCTGCGCGGGACGATCAGCTGGCCGGGGTTCGGTCCCAAGGGCGAGGATTGGCTGGGGTTCATCTTCCGGATCGACCGGTTCACCGGCACCCCGCTCGAGCGGAATCCGGAGGGCTCGCTGTCCTGGGTGCCGGTCAAGGACATCATGGGCCTGCCCCTGTGGGACGGAGATCGGCACTTCCTGCCCCTGGTTTTCGACACTGATCCACGGGTTTTCCACGGCGTCATGCCCTACGCCCACGGCCTCGCGGTCAGCTGGTCCTTTATCCGAATTTGA
- a CDS encoding DUF3185 family protein: MVRLVGVVLAVVGAVLLWTGLKARDSLAERATELLTGRYTEKTTLYLAGGGGALAGGILLVLFGGGGRKRR; this comes from the coding sequence GTGGTCCGGCTTGTGGGAGTGGTGCTCGCGGTCGTGGGGGCTGTGCTGCTGTGGACGGGCTTGAAGGCGAGGGACTCGCTCGCCGAGCGCGCCACGGAGCTCCTCACGGGGCGGTACACGGAAAAGACAACCCTGTATCTCGCGGGGGGAGGCGGGGCGTTGGCGGGTGGAATTCTGCTGGTGCTGTTCGGAGGCGGGGGCCGTAAGCGCAGGTAA